The nucleotide window CATAGAGTTTGTTTTGATGGATGGCTAATTTTTGTGGGGTAAGAAATCGTCCTTTACCTTGCCCCATACTACCAATAACTTCCAGATGATTACCAGATGGATCAAATTTCTGTAGCCTATGATTATCGGTATCTGAAATATAAATATTGCCATCTGAATCAACTACTACATCATGAGGGCAGAGTAATTCCCCTGGATTAACTCCTTTACCTTTACCAATAACCGCTAAAAATTTGAAGGATGGGTCAAACTTCTGAATTCGATGATTATAGGTATCCGCCACATAAATATTACCTGATGTATCTAATGCAAGACCATAAGGATCATTAAATTGCCCGGTCTGGGAACCTTTAGAACCAAAGTTGCCAGTAAGTGTTCCATCTGCATTGAATTTTAAAACCCTCTGATTTCCCCCATCTAAGACAAATATATTTCCTCCTCTATCTACACACACATCCCTGGGATAATACATTTGAGGATTATTGGTAGATATACTCATAAGGAAATTAAAAGATGGGTCAAATTTCTGGATTCTGTTATTCCCTGTATCCGCAACATAGATATTCCCACGTATATCTACGGCAATGCCTAAAGGATAATTAAATTGACCTGACATCACTCCTTCTGAACCAAACTTTGATATAAACTTAAAGGATGAATCAAATTTTTGTATCCGATGATTGCCCGAGTCGGCTACATAAATGTATCCGTTACTATCTACCGCACAACCATAAGGAATCTTAAACTGACCGTTACTTGTACCATATTCACCAATCCCAAAGGCAGGTCTTGGAATAAATACACTCATCAGAATTAAAGTCATCAACAACTTACTCTGAATCATAAGATAACCCTCCCTAATTCTTCAATATAAATATAGGTGTACCAACCTCCACATATTCATATAATTCCTCTATATCTTCATTAAACATAGCGATACATCCTAATGTCCAATTATCCATTTTCCCGTTCCCCTCCATGCCTTCACCATGAATAAATAAATAACTCCCTAATCGTGTATTTTGAGGCGGTATCTTCTTCCTATTAATTGCCTTTACTATCTCATCATGTTCTCTCCTACTAATCAATCCTTCCTGTAGTCCTCTCTCTGCATCTTCAATGTTTGGATAACTTATTAGCATCGACCTTGGACCAAATTGTGACCACGGTCTCTTCTGACAGATATAGAATTCCCCTTCTGGTGTACAACAATCTCCTCTCTTTATCTTATCATCTACTGGATTTAATCCTAATGAAATTGAATATGATTTTATTAAAATATTGCCCTCATATAGACTTAACATATTCTTTGATTTTATAATCACAATCTTTGGGCTTCTAATCGGAAGGTTTATTCCCTTCTCTTCACATATCTCCTCCACTTTCTTCCCTTCTCTGTGAAGACTTAATCTTTCATCTCGTTCAGTATTTCGAAAGAGAGTCGTAAAATCCTTATTCGCAAAGAAAATTCTTTTCAAATATACAGAAATTATACCAACACTTACACTTCCCAGAAAGACAGCTATTGTTACTGTGCAAATAAAACTTTTCTTTCCTATAGTCATTGTTTCTCCTTTAATAATCTGTGTAATTCCTCAATTGGTCTGTTTAGATACTGAAATATGTCTTCTCCTTTCTTATGGAGTTCCAATAACATAGGAAATTTATGCGGGTGTTCATCCTCTAATCGTTCTGTATCAATCCCTCTCTTTTGAAATTCAAGCAGGACTTGACACCTCTCAACTTCCCATGCAATATCAGATGGGTCATAATACCAAGGAGCATTGTTTAACACCTTTTGATATTCTTTGATAGCCTGGTGATAGTCGTTAAAGTTTATTCTATAAGTTGCAGCAATACATTCTTGTGCGAGTGCAACACTAAAACGATAAGTTGGATATTCTGTTACGACTCTTCTCCATTCCTCCACTGCACGTTGATAGTCTTGAAATCCTTCATCATAACATACCCCAATCCAATATCTCGCTACTGGTGCTGAATTAGTATTTGGATATTTATCTATCACCTTTTGAAATTCCCTAATAGCACGAGTATAATCATCTCTAAGATAATAATAACTACCGATATTCCACTGTACCTCATCAGCAAATTTACTATCCGGATATTTATTCAGAATCTCATAGTAATCTCCAAGAATCTCATCCTCATTTTCGTATACTTCTGTTTCTGATGCACATGTCCAATAAAGATAACCTCGTTTAATTATCGCCTTTATTAAAAGATATAGAACCGGGTCTTTTTTTAGTTCCTCCCTTCCGAGCTCTAACATGATATTATTATAACTCATTTCAATCCTATCTATTACAGAAGGAACATAATCACTCTCAGGATATTTTTCTATGATCTCTTTACATACTCTCAACAATTCCTCATTCTTTCCTTCTTCTATTAAATTTTCTGTGCGTAGATATAATGATTCAACAGCATACTCTGGAGAAGAAAACTTTTTTATAGATGTATCCACAAGAATTTTACTAATATCTCCTTCTTCCTCCAAAAGTTTTTGTAATTCCTCCACCGACTTGCATCTTAAGTCGAATAGCTCCTCTTCCTTTATCCCCCTCTTGTGTATCTCCAAAAAGAGACGGAGTGTATCCAGATTTTCATACTGTAACCAGTTTGCATCAACTCCTCTCTTTTGAAATTCAAGCAAAAGGTAACATCGTTCAATTGTTCTCTTATAGGTATCTATATCATAGTAATTAGGATAATTATCTATTATCTTTTGATACTCTATGATAGCTTGCGGATAATCTTTTAAATGGCAATAATAAATATCTCCGATAGAATCTTGAGCTTGTGGAGCGACACGAGAGTCAGGATATGTTTTAATAACCTTTTGATATTCTTTGATTATTTCATTAGAGTCTTTCAGGTCAACCTGATAAGCTTCTACGAGAGCCACTATAGAAGTAACAGAATAACTTCCTCGATATTCTTTGATTGACTCATATTCTTTTAGTTTAGACTGATAGTAATCGGCTATAGCCAGCATAGCATAAGGAGCAGAATTACTTTGCGGGTATTTTTCTATAACCTTTTGGAATGCTTCAACCGGAGAGTATTTTTTAAGAACCTCTTGAAGTCTTTCAATAGTATTGGCATATTCTTTTATATGGATATAGCAATTTCCTATACTAAACTGAGCTTCGTCCACTAATTTGCTTTCGGGATATTTTTCTAAGATCCTGAAGTAAATTTGTAAAGCCTCCTTTAATTTTTCCTCTGATTTTTCATACTGCTCATAATGCTTTAATTTCCCTGCCATAGCCCATTTAACCTCTGCCTGAAGCATAAGAGTAAAAGGAGTTTCTTCTTCCGGTATACCTATAAGGTTGAGGAGATCACTTTCTTCTGCTAAACTGTTTCCTGTATAACTACAGCATGGGGTACAAATTGTTTCACCATGACCTCCTATTTTTCTAAATGCTCTAAGAACATATTCACTATCAGGATATCTTTCTATTATCTCTTTGAGCTTTTTAAAACCAATCTTGTAATTCTCCTTTATTTCTTCTAATGCTTCCTGTGATGGGGGTAATTCTTTAAGATTCTTTGGTTTACCTTGACCTCGTAAGAGTAAAAAATCTTCTGCATCCTTAAATAAATTTTCTTCTGGATCTACCGCAATATTTTTTCTTTCCTGCTCAATACTCACTTTAGGGGTCAATTCTTCAGTAGCCAGGGATAATTCACTATAAATTGTCATTCCTAACATTATTAATCCTAATATCAGAGTAATTCCTTCTATCTTGTCCCTCATAATTTAATACCTCCTCATTGATAGAGAAAACCACTATCATCGATCCGAATCAGATTTAATTTCATCCTAATGTGACCTCATCATCCTTTTGTTAAGCTGCCCGCTGGGGGCTTGCCGTTAGGGAGAATTGGTGTCAATCTTGAATGTAGAAAAACAGGTTTCAGTGTATTCAACATTCACGGTTTGACCCTATCTATGGACTATTAAACTCACCACCTTATATCTATTAACCATAATTTAAAAACCTCTTGACTAACACGATATCTCTGTATAACCTTATTCATCCATTTTAATTCACTATTTCCCCTCCTTCTGTCCCCCTTTCTCCTTATAGAATTTGATTAATCCTTGAAGCTCATCTATGGTCTTGGTAGTTTGATAATCCTCTATATTTTTAACACCAAGATTATAAAGCTCAAGAAGTAACTGAAGCTTCTCCGGCCCCTCAATCCAAAGAGAATGTTTCGTAGTATCAACCTCCTGTTTTTGAAACTCATATAATAATGAACACCGCTTAATCTGGTCCTTAGCTATATGTATATCAGGATGGTCTGGGTAGTTATCTATTACTTTTTGATATTCTATAATAGCTTGCGGGTAATCGTGAAAATACCACCAATAAATTGTTCCAATATCACTCTGTGCCTCTGCCGCACAAAGGCTCTTCGGATATTTCTTTATCACCTTACGGTATTCCTCAATTGCCCGCTCATATTGCTTTTGGTTCTCATAACACATACCAATGTATCTTTGTGACAAGGGGGCAGAATCACTCTCTGGATACTCCCCAATAACCCTGGTAAACTCTTCAATCGCTCGAGCATAGTTGTGTTTACAAGAATAATGTATCCCAATCTTGTATTTTGCATTATCTGCTAATCCACTCTCAGGATATCTTTCTATAATCCTCTGATAATTCTCCAGAGCCTCTTTCTCTTTTTGTTCTGCTTCTAAGATATGACCCCACTCTCGTAAATCCCATGCCTCAACCGCATACTTAATCACTCCATCTATAAAAAGACCGAGTGCTGATTCCCCTTCGCTTCTTAATTTTAAAAGAATATCAGCCCTCCTTTCTTTTGTTGGTGCCATTTTGTGGCAAGTTCCTATAATCCAATCTGAAGCGTATCGACAATATTCACTCTCCGGGTCTTGCTCAAGTATCCTTTTAAACTCCCATATTGCCTCTTCATATCTTCCTTCATTAAATAGACTTCTGCCGTGGTAATATAAACGTTTACTTTCTTTCCTTCTAATCTCTGGAGTCAAGGTCTCTGTAGCATTATACTTACCAGGTTCCCTTATCGTCTTAGGACAATAGGAAGATGTATTCGTCTCTGAGCAAGAGAGCTCAGAAAAGAGCATTAACAGCATCACTATTAAACTCACCACCTTATATCCATTAACCATAAT belongs to bacterium and includes:
- a CDS encoding tetratricopeptide repeat protein — translated: MVNGYKVVSLIVMLLMLFSELSCSETNTSSYCPKTIREPGKYNATETLTPEIRRKESKRLYYHGRSLFNEGRYEEAIWEFKRILEQDPESEYCRYASDWIIGTCHKMAPTKERRADILLKLRSEGESALGLFIDGVIKYAVEAWDLREWGHILEAEQKEKEALENYQRIIERYPESGLADNAKYKIGIHYSCKHNYARAIEEFTRVIGEYPESDSAPLSQRYIGMCYENQKQYERAIEEYRKVIKKYPKSLCAAEAQSDIGTIYWWYFHDYPQAIIEYQKVIDNYPDHPDIHIAKDQIKRCSLLYEFQKQEVDTTKHSLWIEGPEKLQLLLELYNLGVKNIEDYQTTKTIDELQGLIKFYKEKGGQKEGK
- a CDS encoding L,D-transpeptidase, which codes for MTIGKKSFICTVTIAVFLGSVSVGIISVYLKRIFFANKDFTTLFRNTERDERLSLHREGKKVEEICEEKGINLPIRSPKIVIIKSKNMLSLYEGNILIKSYSISLGLNPVDDKIKRGDCCTPEGEFYICQKRPWSQFGPRSMLISYPNIEDAERGLQEGLISRREHDEIVKAINRKKIPPQNTRLGSYLFIHGEGMEGNGKMDNWTLGCIAMFNEDIEELYEYVEVGTPIFILKN
- a CDS encoding tetratricopeptide repeat protein; the protein is MRDKIEGITLILGLIMLGMTIYSELSLATEELTPKVSIEQERKNIAVDPEENLFKDAEDFLLLRGQGKPKNLKELPPSQEALEEIKENYKIGFKKLKEIIERYPDSEYVLRAFRKIGGHGETICTPCCSYTGNSLAEESDLLNLIGIPEEETPFTLMLQAEVKWAMAGKLKHYEQYEKSEEKLKEALQIYFRILEKYPESKLVDEAQFSIGNCYIHIKEYANTIERLQEVLKKYSPVEAFQKVIEKYPQSNSAPYAMLAIADYYQSKLKEYESIKEYRGSYSVTSIVALVEAYQVDLKDSNEIIKEYQKVIKTYPDSRVAPQAQDSIGDIYYCHLKDYPQAIIEYQKIIDNYPNYYDIDTYKRTIERCYLLLEFQKRGVDANWLQYENLDTLRLFLEIHKRGIKEEELFDLRCKSVEELQKLLEEEGDISKILVDTSIKKFSSPEYAVESLYLRTENLIEEGKNEELLRVCKEIIEKYPESDYVPSVIDRIEMSYNNIMLELGREELKKDPVLYLLIKAIIKRGYLYWTCASETEVYENEDEILGDYYEILNKYPDSKFADEVQWNIGSYYYLRDDYTRAIREFQKVIDKYPNTNSAPVARYWIGVCYDEGFQDYQRAVEEWRRVVTEYPTYRFSVALAQECIAATYRINFNDYHQAIKEYQKVLNNAPWYYDPSDIAWEVERCQVLLEFQKRGIDTERLEDEHPHKFPMLLELHKKGEDIFQYLNRPIEELHRLLKEKQ